A region of the Bacillus thermozeamaize genome:
GAGGAAGGTCATGGTCAGTAAGGGCAAGCCACCCAAGTATACCTCTTTGAGGTGAATGTTGGGTTAGATTTTCAAATGAGTGATCTATTCCGTCTTCGGTAAGATTTTTATATGGGTTGACACGGACAGTCAGTCGTACTGTACCAGCGAAAAGACGGGATAGCGCGACAACTTTTCGCGTCCCTTGAGGTAACACAGCTCGATCAGGAAAGCCAGGCCCACAATCTCTCCCTGCAGCTGTTCCACCAACTGAATCGCCGTAGAGATGGTGCCGCCCGTCGCCAACAGGTCATCCACGATGACCACGCGCTGACCCGGCTGAATGGCGTCGCGGTGGATACCCAAGCGATCGGTGCCATACTCCAGATCATAGGAAGCCTCGATTGTCTCAGCCGGCAGTTTCCCGGCCTTGCGAATCGGTACAAACCCAATGCCCAGCGCATAGGCCACCGGTGCGCCAATCACAAATCCCCGCGCCTCGGGCCCGACGATCACGTCCGCCTGCAGGCTTCGCACATGTTCTGCAATCTGATCGATCGCCTGGCGAAAGCTGGGGCCATCCTTCAGCAAGGTGGTAATATCCTTGAAGCTCACCCCCGGCTGCGGAAAATCCTCAATCACTCTGATTTTCTCGATCAATTGCGTCGGTTTCTTGGACATGCTGTGTCGTCCCCCTTTTTTCAAACTCAAACAGCCGATAAAAAAACTGTTGCAACTGAAGGGATGTCAGTGAATGGAGAAACTGCGCCATCTTTTCCCGTTCCAGCGCTTCCAGGTAAGAAACGGAATTTTCAAGCCTGCTTTGCCGCTGCGCCTGTTGCAGGCGGTACACGTGCGTGGCGACCGGCAGGAGCAGCCCCAACTCTTTGAACACGCGAAGCACCAGGGATGTTTGCTCTGCTACAAGGCCCAGCCTGGCCGCAAATTGTTCGATATGTGCGCGGTGAAACTGGCGGTGCCTTTGCATCCAGCGAAACACCTCGACGAAGTGCTGCCTTTGCGGCAGCGGGGGCGCATGGGTGCGGCGAAAGACGCAGTACAGGCGCTGCATGTTGGGAAAACGCCGGATCGCCTCTAAGAGTTGCCCGCGTGAGACGGGCACATCCATCAGGACCAGGTCGGTCACTTCGGAGAAAGCGCTGTCAGCAGCGGGCATCTCTTGAAATGAAAAGAAAAAACGCTCTCCCGAAGCATCCGAAGAACATGCCTGTTCCGCTTTCTCCGGCGTTCTGCGCCAGTCGAACACCTGGCGGTGCCGGATCAGCACATCCTTCAGGAGAATCTGCGGCCTGCGGATGCCGTTCCACTCGCTTGTGCCCAGACTGCCGATGACATAAGCCCGGGAACCTGAGGCAATCCGTTGCACCCAGTCGGGACAGTGAAACCCGACGGCCTCCACCATTCTGCCATCCTTGCCGCGCAGGGCCAGCTTCAGGTGGTTGCCTTCTTTTCCCAGCGGCCGCGCCTCCGCGACGCTGACAGGCCCAAAGTAAAGGATCGGCCTGGGATTTCCCGGCCCGAACGGCTCCAGCCGCCGCAGATCCTCCACAAGGGAGAGATCAACCGCCTCCAGCGGACAGAACATCTCCACCTCCGTGCGGGGCTGCGTGTCCGCATCTGCAAGACGCCGCCCCACCTCTTCCACAAAAGCGTCCCGAAAGCCGGCAATCCGGGAAGCCTGCAGCGTCATCCCGGCTGCCTGCTGGTGGCCGCCGAACTTCTCCAGCCATTGGCTGCAGGACAAGAGCACCTGGTACAGATCCAGCCCATCGACGCCCCGCCCGGAACCCTTGGCCAGCCCCGATTCCTCCTCCACGCTCAGCAAAATGAAGGGGCGATGGTACTTTTCGACGAGACGCGCGGCGGCAATCCCGATGACGCCGGCATGCCACGACGCGCTTGCCAGCACATAGCCGGACGCGCTGCCGGGGGGAAGTGCTCTGGCCATGTCTTGCTCAACCAGCTGCTGCTCTGCCTCCCGGAACACCTGCTCCACCAGTTGTTGACGCTGGCGGTTCAGTTGTTCCAGCCGGAGGGCGGCTTCGCCAGCTGCTTCCTCGTTTTCGGCCATCAACAACCGGTAAGCCTCCATGGCGTGCGCGAGCCGGCCGGCCGCATTCAACCGGGGGCCAAGAATAAACCCAATCGCCTCACTGTTCCATTCTCCCCGAAAGCCGGCTTGTCTGGCCAATGCCTGAATTCCGGGTAGCGGCTGGCGGTTCAACTGCTGCAATCCGAGAGCAACCAACACCCGATTCTCATCCACAAGGGGCATCAAATCGCTGATTGTTCCCACGGCAGCCAGCTGCAGCAACTCGGGCGGCACCTCATCCAACAGGGCTTGCGCCACTTTCAGCGCCACGCCAACGCCCGCCAGTTGCTTGAAGGGATAAGGGCAGCCGGGTTGCTTCGGATTAATCAAGGCATCCGCCTGCGGCAGTTCCGGCGGCGGCTGATGGTGATCGGTGATGATCACGGTCATCCCCAGGCGGGACGCCATGTCCGCCTCTTCGACGCTGCTGATGCCGGTATCCACGGTGACAAGCAGCCGGGTTCCCCGTCTTGCCAGCTCGCAGAGGGCTTCGGCGTGAAGCCCGTAGCCCTCGCGGAAACGATCAGGGATATATGCCTCCACACTGGCGCCCAACATCCGCAACGTCCGAACCATCAGCGCCGTACTGGTCACCCCGTCGGCATCGTAATCGCCGTAAACCGCGATTTTCTGCCCGCAGGCGACAGCCCGCCGGATCAGCTCCACCGCTTCCGCCATTCCCTTGAGCAAAAACGGGTCGCCCAGATTCTCCTTGGCAGGATGGAGGAAAGCCGCGATTTTTTCCGGCGTGTCCAGTCCCCGCATGACGAGCAGGCGCTCCACCAGCGGATGAAGCTGAAAGGAAGGGAAAACGGAGGAGCCCTGCGTTTCATCCGCTTCCTGAAAACGTCGAATCCAACGCGTTCTGGCGGGTAAAATGGAAAGTCCTCCTTTCCCGTTTGGCAAAATGGTGTTCCAGTCGCCTCTTGCCTCTCAGGATGCCGCCAGACGTTTGCGCTTCAGAAGATCACGGCTTCGCCACAAGAACCAGATCTGGCTGGCAATGAAAATGGAGGAATAACCGCCGCTGATGAGCCCGATCAACATGGCCAGCGAGAAATTGCGGATGCTGTCCGGCCCGAAGACGTACAAGGCAGCCGCCATGATCACGACGGTGAGGAGCGTATTGACGGAGCGGGCCAGCGTCTGGCGAATGCTCTCATTCACCAGTTTATGATAATCCTCGACTTGCTTGAGTTTGGCCGTCTTCATGTTTTCCCGGATCCGGTCAAAGATGACAATCGTGTCATTGATCGAATACCCCACCACGGTCAGCACCGCCACGATAAACGTGAGATCCACCTCAATGCGGAACAGCGAGAAAAACACGACCACCATCAGGGCATCGTGGAACAACGAAATCAGCGCCGCCACCGCAAAGCGGTACTCAAAGCGGACCATCACGTAAATGGCGATCCCGACCGAAGCCACCAGCACACCGATGATGGCTTTATACGCCAGTTCGCGGGCAAAAGTCGAATCCACCGTGCTCTCCTGGATGTTGGCCTTATCCCCATAGGCCTTGATGAGTGCCTGGCGCAGGTCGGCCAGCTTTTCCCGGCCGATCTCTTCCGTAAACCGCATGATCACATAATCGCCCTTTTCCCCGGCCACTTGCGTCGTGCTGGGGGTGAGGCCCTGCGCTTTCATGAAAGAGGTGATCTCCTCCTGTTTGACGGGTTTTCCCAGATAGATGTCAAGACGCGATCCCCCCTCGAAATCCACCCCCAGGTTCAGACCGAGAATGGGAAGGGCAATCACCCCAATGAGCAGGATAATCCCGGAAATCAGGAAGTAGATCTTCCAATATTTTACAAAATCCAAATCAAAGTTCACGGATCTCTGCCTCCTTCACGCCGAAATACCACGGCTTTGCGCCAATCCCTGCCTGAACCGCCTGGCGCAGCAGAATGCGGGATAGCCAGACATTGGTTACGATGCTGAGGGCGATGCTCAAGATCAGGGTGGTCGCGAAACCGCGGATGGAGCCTGACCCGAGGTAGAAGATCACCAGGGCAGCCACCACGGTGGTGATATTGGCATCCAAAATCGTCACCAATGCCCGGCGGGAACCGGCCCGAATCGCGGAAGGAATGCTCTTGCCGCCTCGGATCTCCTCCTTGATCCGCTCGGCCGTGAGGATATTGGCGTCCACCGCCATCCCAAGCCCCAGGATGAAGGCGGCGATTCCGGCCAACGTCAATGTCACGCCCAGCAGTTGGAACAACAAGAGCAGCAAATAGGTATTAATCAAGAGCGAAATATTGGCCACCAGACCGGGCAGACGGTAGTAGAGAAGCATGAATGCCAGGACGATCACGCCGCCCACGACGCCTGCCCAAATCCCTTGCTCCAGGGAACGCTGCCCCAAGGTGGCGCCCACACTCTGCGCCTGCAGTTCGATCAGGTTCACCGGCAGGGCACCGGCGTTCAAGAGGCTGGCCAATTCCTGCGCTTCTGCCATGTCCCGCTGACCGGTGATCGTGGCAACACCACCTGTAATCCGTTCGTTCACGACCGGTGCGGTGATCAGTTCTTCGTCGAGAAAAATTCCGATGGGCTTGCCGATGTACTCGCCGGTAATCCTGGCGAACTTTTCCCCGTCCTTCAGCTTCACCTGAACAATGGGCCGATTGTATTTATCAAAAACGGCGCTGGCTCCGCCTTCCACCAAGTCCGCGCCGGAGAGGAGAACCTCTCCCGTCTCCATGTCGCGAAACGTCAGGCGGGCCGGCTTCCCGAGGATCTCCCGTGCCTTATCCTGATCCTGGACACCAGCCAGCTGGACACGGATCCGATCCTTGCCCTCCGGATAAATGATGGGCTCCGCCACGCCGATCACGTTGATCCGCCGCTCGAGCGCCGCGATGGTCTGGGAGATGGTGTCGGCCGTCACCTTCTGGCCCGAAGTGACGGGCTGAACTTGGTACAAAATTTCAAACCCCCCTTGCAGGTCCAGGCCGAGTGTGATTCCGCCCAAGACCCAGGGGGTTGTCCCGATCATCACGCCAAACACGGCTGCCAAGAGAACAAGGAGCAAGAGTGCCCTTCCCACGTGCAACCTCATCCACAATGCCCTCCTTTTGTCCAACAGATTCATTGTACCGTGGACAAAAAAAGGATGTCAATCTGACCTGGATGGCCGGTTCATTTCTTCCGGTACATTTCTTTCATTAAGTAATCCATGAGCCGATTGGGCTTCATGGAAAGGATGGCATTGGCCACTTGATGGATTTTCAGAGTTCTTTTTTTTCGCACATCTTCAGCCGCAACTTTCCAGATCAGATCCGGATCCACCTGGTCATACCCCCACAACGCCATTTCCTCCGCCTTGCTCCGGCACAAGGGGGCCAGCTGCTCCCGCAGCTCTTCCAGGCGTTGCTCCACATCCTCCGCATCCTGCTCATTCTGCCGCTCGTCGTTTGCTTCCTGCGGATCCGCAGCTGGCGGTTCGTGCCCCGGCACATGAGCGGATGAGCCGCCTCGTTCATCTTCTGCTCTCATGGATGTCGCTCCTTCCCAAAACTGCTTACCGTTTTTATTCCACATCCCGGGATAAAATCCTGCCTGTCATGCATAGCTTGGTATCAAATGGTTGTCCTTGAGGAATCGGGAAAGAGGGACTGACATGCGGCAAACGTTTTTAAAAGGGACGCTGATCATCCTGATCGCCAGCTTCATCACGCGCGTGCTCGGCTTTGTTTACCGCATCCTGTTGTCGCGGATCATCGGCGCAGAGGGGATGGGGTTATACCAGATGGCTTATCCGACGATGACCGTGGCCATCACCCTCGTGACGGCCGGGTTTCCCGTCGCCATCGCCAAGCTGGTGGCTGAAGCGGAAGCACGCGGGGATCAGGCCCGCATCGGCTTCATCATGCGCAGAAGCTTTTCGATCATCCTGGGGCTTAGTCTGTTCGGCCTGCTGCTGATGTTCCTGGGGGCTTCCTGGCTTGCACAGCTGTTGAATGATCCGCGTTCGTACATCGTGATCCTGGCGATGATCCCGGTTTTGCCGATCGTGGGCATTTCTTCCATTTATCGCGGATATTTTCAAGGGCGGCAAAACATGATCCCGTCCGCCGCTTCCGTGATCATCGAACAACTGGCAAGGATCGCCTTGAGCATTTGGATTGCCTGGCACCTGTTGCCTTATGGCATCGCTTACGCCACGGCCGGCGCCATGCTGGGAATGGTCGGCGGAGAATTGTGCGGGTTGTGCATCCTCCTCTGGCAATACCATGCATCCCGCGCCTCAGCCAAAGCAACGCGCGTTCCGCCGCTGGCCCCGGCAGAAAAAGCGGCAACGCTGTCCGGCCTCCTGCGGCTCAGCACACCCATCACAGCCAGCCGAATGGTGGGAACCGTTTCCTACTTTTTTGAACCGATCCTGGTCGCCCAAAGCCTGGCGATCGCCGGTTTTGCCTACACGCAGGCCACCCGGATGTACGGGGAGCTGGCGGGCATGGCGATTCCGCTTCTTCTTTTTCCCACGGTGCTGACGTATGCCTTGTCCGTCTCTCTGGTGCCGGCCGTATCCGAACTGGCCGCTTTTCACAAAGTGGAGCGCATCCGGCAGCGCGTCCATCAGTCGATGAGGCTGGCGCTGGTCGTCGGCACTCCTTTTTCGCTGTTGCTGACCATCCTGGCGGAACCGATTTGCGCCTGGTTATACGGGGAACCTGAAATAGGCAAGATCCTGCAAATGATGGCCCCCTTTTCCCTCTTTCTGTATTATCAAGGGCCCCTCAATGCCACCTTGCAAGGCCTCGGACAGGCGCGGCCGGCCATGATCAATTCCTTTATCGGCGCCGCTTTGAAGTTAGTGGCCATTCTTTTGCTGGCTACCCAGCCGGCACTTGGCATTACGGGCGTGGCCGTTGCCATCGTTTTGTCCTTTGCCAGCGTGACCATTCTCCATCTGCTCAGCGTCACCCGGCGCGTCGGCTGGGTCATTCAGGGGACAGATTTTCTCAAAGTAGGGTTGGGCTGCGCCGTGATGGGATTTTTCCTCTATGCGCTTTACCCCCTGACCGATCACCTTTCCCCCTTGCCGCAGCTGGTTCTCCTTTTGGCCCTTTCGCTTGCAAGCTACCTGATCTGCCTCGTGATGACCGGCATGATTGGACGGGAAGATCTCTACCGGCTGCCCTGGGTGGGTCCGCTCCTGTCACGGTGGATGTGACTGTTGTCAGAGGTCATGATGGGGAGGCTGATCCCGATCTCGCGGGTCCACGTGCAACTTTCCCTGCCCGTCGATGCTGGCGAAAAACACCTCCTTGAAGTCCTTGCAGCCCTTTGCACGCACCTGTTCCTTGAGCCAAAAGCGGTTCTGGCCGATGCGCTCCAAATTTTTGTCCAGGACACGGCCGTCCATGATCAGCGGGATGGCGAGGCCTTCATGAGACAACTCCAGGTTTAGATCCTCGCGGACAAGCGGCTGTTTTCCCGGCTTGGGCAACACGTTCAACTTGCCGGAAGGTTCCAGAATCGCCAGCTCCACCTCAGAAAGGTCAAAGATCTGGTTTTCACGCAACT
Encoded here:
- a CDS encoding adenine phosphoribosyltransferase codes for the protein MSKKPTQLIEKIRVIEDFPQPGVSFKDITTLLKDGPSFRQAIDQIAEHVRSLQADVIVGPEARGFVIGAPVAYALGIGFVPIRKAGKLPAETIEASYDLEYGTDRLGIHRDAIQPGQRVVIVDDLLATGGTISTAIQLVEQLQGEIVGLAFLIELCYLKGREKLSRYPVFSLVQYD
- a CDS encoding single-stranded-DNA-specific exonuclease RecJ, which translates into the protein MPNGKGGLSILPARTRWIRRFQEADETQGSSVFPSFQLHPLVERLLVMRGLDTPEKIAAFLHPAKENLGDPFLLKGMAEAVELIRRAVACGQKIAVYGDYDADGVTSTALMVRTLRMLGASVEAYIPDRFREGYGLHAEALCELARRGTRLLVTVDTGISSVEEADMASRLGMTVIITDHHQPPPELPQADALINPKQPGCPYPFKQLAGVGVALKVAQALLDEVPPELLQLAAVGTISDLMPLVDENRVLVALGLQQLNRQPLPGIQALARQAGFRGEWNSEAIGFILGPRLNAAGRLAHAMEAYRLLMAENEEAAGEAALRLEQLNRQRQQLVEQVFREAEQQLVEQDMARALPPGSASGYVLASASWHAGVIGIAAARLVEKYHRPFILLSVEEESGLAKGSGRGVDGLDLYQVLLSCSQWLEKFGGHQQAAGMTLQASRIAGFRDAFVEEVGRRLADADTQPRTEVEMFCPLEAVDLSLVEDLRRLEPFGPGNPRPILYFGPVSVAEARPLGKEGNHLKLALRGKDGRMVEAVGFHCPDWVQRIASGSRAYVIGSLGTSEWNGIRRPQILLKDVLIRHRQVFDWRRTPEKAEQACSSDASGERFFFSFQEMPAADSAFSEVTDLVLMDVPVSRGQLLEAIRRFPNMQRLYCVFRRTHAPPLPQRQHFVEVFRWMQRHRQFHRAHIEQFAARLGLVAEQTSLVLRVFKELGLLLPVATHVYRLQQAQRQSRLENSVSYLEALEREKMAQFLHSLTSLQLQQFFYRLFEFEKRGTTQHVQETDAIDRENQSD
- a CDS encoding stage V sporulation protein B, whose protein sequence is MRQTFLKGTLIILIASFITRVLGFVYRILLSRIIGAEGMGLYQMAYPTMTVAITLVTAGFPVAIAKLVAEAEARGDQARIGFIMRRSFSIILGLSLFGLLLMFLGASWLAQLLNDPRSYIVILAMIPVLPIVGISSIYRGYFQGRQNMIPSAASVIIEQLARIALSIWIAWHLLPYGIAYATAGAMLGMVGGELCGLCILLWQYHASRASAKATRVPPLAPAEKAATLSGLLRLSTPITASRMVGTVSYFFEPILVAQSLAIAGFAYTQATRMYGELAGMAIPLLLFPTVLTYALSVSLVPAVSELAAFHKVERIRQRVHQSMRLALVVGTPFSLLLTILAEPICAWLYGEPEIGKILQMMAPFSLFLYYQGPLNATLQGLGQARPAMINSFIGAALKLVAILLLATQPALGITGVAVAIVLSFASVTILHLLSVTRRVGWVIQGTDFLKVGLGCAVMGFFLYALYPLTDHLSPLPQLVLLLALSLASYLICLVMTGMIGREDLYRLPWVGPLLSRWM